CTTGCCCGGCAGCACGTAGACGTTGGACTTCAGCAGGTGAGCATGCAGCTCGTCGGCCGAGACGCGTTCGTCGACGATGCGGAACCAGCCCACGCTGGTCTCCACCTTCGGCTCGCAGTAGGACAGGATCTTGCCGTTCAGGTGCTGGATCGCGCTGGCGCGGTTGATCGCCAGCACTTCGCGCACCGAGCGGAAGCCGTCATTGACGCTGTCCTTGATGTATTGCGTGACGACGTTGAGGATGAACGGCGAGACGTTCAGCAGCACGCTCGTGACGATGCTGTAGATGTCGGCGTTGAGGTTGCGGCTCGAGGTGACGGTCGCGCACTTGGCGTCCTGCAGCGGCCAGGTCTTGCCGGTGTCCTCCATCGCGATGTAGCTCACGCCGGCGTCTTCCATGATCGCGTAGGCGTCGATGCGCTCGCGCCCGGAGGTCAGGATGAACGCCGAGAAGCAGAAGTCGAGGATCAGGATCTTGCCGTGGTCCTTGCAGTAGCGGACCACTTCCCTGAACGGCTCGGCGCCGTCGGCGAACAGGCTCGCGCCGGTCGGGTTGTTCGGATCGACGAGGAAGATCGCGTCGATCTGCGAGGCGTGCTTCTGCAGGTTGGCGTAGATCCGCCCGGGCTGCTCGAACAGCGATTCGTCGAGCGCCGACATCGGCACTTCCATGTGCTTGAGCAGGTCGTGCAGGTTGTCGAAGCACGGCTCGATCAGGCCCACGCGCAGGTTGCGCTTGCGCAGGAAGGTGGCCGTGATGTGCATCGCGATCGACGCGGCATAGACCAGGTAGATCTCGTCCTTGCGTTGCAGCGCGCGGTGCTGGCCGTGCAGCCGATAGAACGCCTCGATGAAGGCCTGCTCGGCCTGGTGCTGGGTTTCCGACGCGGCCTTGTACCAGAGGTACGGCAGGCTTTCGACGATGCCCTTCTGCGACGGGCTCTGGCCTTGGTGGGTGTGCGCGTCGGCGAGGTTGAAGCGCGTCTTCAGCGCCGAAATCTCGTGCTGCGTGATGTCTTCCTTGGCCTGGTTGTCGGTATCGGCGATGTGTTCGGTAAGGACGTCCATGATCTCAGTCTCTCAGGTATCCAGCGTGGTCCGGGCGGGCACGCTGTCTTGTCAAAGGGCGAGCACGCGGGCCGGCGGGTGGCGCCGTGGCAATCGGCGTTCCCTCGTGGCCGCGTGTCTCGTCACGGCGTGGTTACATGAGGCTTGCTCGACAATGGGCCAGTGTCGCGATTCGGGCACCCGGCACGCGGCGACGCGTGCCGGGCTTACCGCTGAGGCCGCCGGGCGCGCTGGCGCGGCGGAGGGCGAACATGCCGGGCCGGAAGGCCGACGGCTGACGCCGATAGAGTTTGAGCGTATTGGAGCGACTTCGTCTTTCAAACATGCCATCCTCGCAATGCTGGCCATCGGTACGACAGTGCTCTTGACGTGGCACTTCGGTTCTCGTGGAGCCGGTGGTCGAACAACGGCTCCCGTGATTCGTTCGCGGCGCCGGCTTCAGGCCGCCTTGTCTTCCCACGGCGCGTGGGACGTATAGGAAATGCCGTACTTCACGCCGAGCTCGCCGAGGTTGGTCAGGTCGATGTCGTTGCCCATCGTCGAGAGCACTTCGACGAATTCGTCGAAGCCGCCCGGCAGATAGGTGTTGATCGTCTTGCTGACGGTGTCGCCGGCGTTGTAGAACGAATGCGGTACGTTGCGGGGCAGCAGCACCGTGTCGCCGGGTTCGGCGATCAGGGTTTGCTTGTCGCACCAGATCTGGTACTTGCCCTCGACGATGTAGAACATCTCGTCCTCGTTCTTGTGCAGATGGAACGGCACGCCGTAACCGGGCGGCACGCACTCCTCGAAGATGGCGAACCGGCCGCCGGTGGCCTTGCGGCTCATGCGGATGGTGATGTCGACCGTGTCGAGGACGCGGATGACCTTGTTTTCCTGTTTGGGCGAAACGACGATCTTGCCGAAAGCGCTCATGGTTGGATGTCTCCAGATTGCGGGGTGAGTTAACGCTCGGTTACATCTAGAACCTCGAGCCACTGGGCCGGGGCTTTAGTGTCGAATTGCTCGAAGATGTCGTTGATCTTTCGTCTCATCTTGATCCCCGGCATGTCCGATGCCATGTGGAATTCCTCGGTCAGCGTCAGCGGCGTGTCCCAGTCGGTCGTCTCCAGGATGCCGCGATCCTCGTTCGTGACGGCGCGGTCCCATGCCACGATGTCATCCAGGTCCGGATCGCGGTCGGCGTCGTTGCGGAACGCGAACTGCACGAACAGCGACTGGCGGTCGTTGATCGGCGTGGCCCAGGTGATGATCGTGTGGACCAATTGGTTGGGGTACTGGATGCGCATCCGGCGGCCGAACGGCGCGAACCAGTTGTGCTCCATGTAGCGCGTGGTCTGCTCGCTGCCGATCCCGAGGTTGTCCTTCTGCAGGCCCGGGTTGTTCACGAGCACGTCGCTGTACATGTTGAAACCCGTCTCGGTGTCCTCGTAGCGGGCCGGCGCCGGCTCCGGCATCTCGGCCAGCCCGAAGGTCTTGCGATGGACGAACGCGAAATGCGAGTTGTCGAGCCCGTTCTCGAGGATGCGCAGCCCGCTGCAGTTCCACACCTCCATGAACTCGTGGATCTGGTAGAAGCCGGGATCGGCGGCCTCGGGAAAATCGGGGATGTCGTGGATCGGTTCGTCGAGCGCGACCCACACGTAGCCGTATTTCGTCCGGCAGCGGTAATGGTCGACGACGATCCGCTCCGACGGCTTCTTCATCGGCATTTGCGGAATCCGCACGCAGGCGCCGACGCCGTTGTAGGTCCAGCCGTGATACGGGCACACCAGGTTGCCCTGATCGACCCAGCCGCTCGACAGCCGGGCCGAGCGATGCGGGCACTTGTCCCTGACCACGCCGAATTCGTTCTCGCCGGTGCGCCAGAGCGCGAGCGGCTCGCCGAGGATGGTCACGGCCAGCGGGGCGTCCGTCACGTCCACCGCGCGGGCCACCGGGTACCAGAAACGGCGCAGCGAGTTGTGTTGTGTCGTCAGCATATCGATCCAGGTAGGAGCGCGCTCCGGGTGTGAACGCCGGAGACGTTGAACGGTATCCAACGGCGGCCGATGGGGCTGCCATCGGCCGCCGGTACGCCACGTCTTGCCCGGGCGCCGGCGGGCGGGCCGTGCCCGCCGGGGCGATCGAGCGACACCGCCCGCGCGCTCGCCGGCCGCCGGCGAACCGGGCTGTTCCTGGGATGGCTCATGCGGCTGTCTCACTCCAGTTGACGGTGCGGCATCTGCAGGCAGACACGACTCAGGCGCCGCGCATCGGTCACGGATCGCGCGGCTGCCGGATCGGCCGGATCAGCCGGCGCGGCGCCGTGGACCCCGTTCACGAAACCGGTATTTTGTTATTCCGGTTTCGCCATTTATTACGCGAATTTCGATATCGAGATCCTGTTTTGTTTCCGGATTCAGAAAATCATGTAACTGCCGTAATTTTCCGCGGCCGTGTTTTCGAATCCAGGCTTTTGGAAAGTTTCCGTAGCCTGCTCTGAGTTTGATATTTAAAAAACTGTACGTAGGTGCAGGTTTTTATTTCCAGTGCCGATCGGGAATTCCGGTGGAATTTGCGAAAGCCAGACAAATAAAGGGTTTGCCGGGGATGTTGTGGCGCACCAATCGACTGCTATATAACAATATGAAACGAATTGCGGAATTCAGGCGGTTTGCCGAGTTGGACATTGATATGGCGTTTGCAACGGATTGCCGTTTCCCTGATATACGTAGTATTGCGTAATTCGCCGCGTACTGATGCGGCGCATGATTGATTCGATTGATGCGGCTTACGTCGCTTTTTCGATCCGGATCAGCAAGTCGATTTTTTGCGAACCTGCATGCGGGCGACATGGCGTGACGCGCGGGGGGTGTCGGACAATGCCCGGGTCACCGCGCGATGCTTCCGAAAGCCGGCAGGGTGGCCGACTTTGCGATGTGTCCACGGTATCGGCCGGCTCCTGGCGGCGCACTGTCGGGACCTGCGGCGCATCCCGCCACCGCGATTGCCGGAATTTGCAATAGCCGAATATGAATAACAAAATGATTTAAGTGTCGGTTCCGCCTATTTTCCAGGCCGGCATGTTGCTGTCATGGAATTGGCATCCGCCGATTTGAACGAGGCGGAGAAATTCTGGAAACCGATTCCCGACATCGACAATTTCAGGAAAACCGCCGAGAATCCGGATCATGTGACATAATTGTCAATTACAAATGCATTACGGCGCGCCGGGCCGGTGAAGCACAGCCGGCGGCGGATATCGCGGCATTCACGCCGGCCTGCCAGGCCGGCAACCGGCCGATCCGGCGAGTCAGTCAAGCGGCATTCATGCCGGAGCGCCGCCTCCGGCACCGCAAAAACCAACAAGACAGGAGACCGCAGTCCATGCAGCCATTCTCCGTCGTCGCGAGCGCGAGGCAGATTGTCGAGCTGAAATCCCGTGGATCGTTGGTGATCCGCATCGCGCGGCCGGCCGTGCCCGGCCGCGCCTCGTGTTTCTCATGCGCCGGGCCGCGTGGCATCGGTCCCAGGCACGCGCGCGCCACGCGGCGCGCGCCGGTACGCGCCGGCCCCGGGCGCGAACGCGCGAGGGCGCGCGGCGCATCGCTGGCGGCCGGCTTGCCTGCGCGGGGGTAACGCATGATGGGCGGTGAAACCAACAAGGCCTCGCCGTTGATCCGGCTGGGCGACGACCCGAGCCTGGCCGTACTGATCGAGCATCTGCCCGCCGAGATCGATTACCCGTTCGCCTATGCCATGATCGACAAGAATTCGCTGGAGATCGGCTGCTTTCTTTCGAGCTATCCGATCGCCCTGCAGCAGGAATACCGGCGCCGCGCGTTTCATCGCGTCGATCCGGTGGTCCTGCACGCGATCCAGAGCGTCGCGCCGTTTTCGTGGGCCGAGGCGTTCAGGCAGCAGCGGCTGCCCGACCAGTCGGAATTCGAGGTGTTGCGCCGCGAGTTCGAACTGCACGACGGCTACGTGTTCACGGTCCACGATCCGTACCAGTACATGGGCATGCTCAGCTTCTTCAATCGCGGCGGGCGGCCCGAGTTCCGGGCCGAGATCGAGCGCGTGAAAGGCGCGATCCAGCTCGCGCTGGTGCTGTTTCACAGCAGGATCAACGCGAAGCCGCCCGACTCGCGGCACCGGGTCGAGTCGCTCACGCTACGCGAGCGCACCGTGCTCAAATGGGCCGCCATGGGCAAGTCGTACAACGAGATCGCCGACATCTGCGGGATTCGCGAGCGGACCGTCAAGTACCACATGGCGAACGTCGTGCAGAAGCTCGACGTGTCGACCGCCAAGCAGGCCGTGATCGTCGCGTCGCGGCTCGGGCTGGCCGCGTTGAGCGAGGGCTGACGGGCTTGGCGCTCGCGCGGCACGGCGTGGGCGCGGTGCGCGTCGCGCGCGGGCCGCCACGAGCCGCTGCGGCTCGCGCGGCCCGGCACGGTGGGGGCTGCGAGCGGGCGGGGCGCCGCGTTCACGCGGACGCGCCGCCGGCATGCGCGCGGGGCGGGACGAGTTCGCCAAGCCCGTAGAGGTCGAGCGCCCGGGCCAGATCCGCGCCGTCGAACTGCCCTTGCTGGCTCAGCGCGTTGAGGGCGCGGTAGGCGATCCAGCGCCGGTCCGGACACCGGTTCGGCGCGAAGGTGTCGGCGCCGAGCACGGCGAACGGCGCGTCGAGGTAGGCGCCCAGCTGGGCGGCGACGAATTCGGCATAGGCCGTCACGGCGACCACCGGCTGGCGGTTGCGGTTCAGGCAGGCATGCAGGTGCGAGGTGCGGCGCGCGCAGCTGCCGAGGCTGGCGTTCCAGCGCTGCGCGTCGGCCGCGTCGCGCGCGAGCCGGGTGTAGCTCGGGCAGCTCCACACCTCGCTCTCGACGCCCCAGTCGTCCTTGAGCAGTTGCGCCGCGGCGCGTACCTCGCGCAGCACGAGCCCGGCGCCGAGCAGCCGGACGTGGGGCTGCGACGCGCGCGGTTCCGACAGGCGATACATGCCGAGGTAGGCCTGGGTCCGGTCGCAGCGGAACGTCTCGATCGGTTCGCCGTGCAGCGTCAGGTAGCAGAAGCCCGGCTCGCCCTTCATGTAGAGGTCGTGCAGCGCGCCGGCCACGATCGCCTTGACCTCCTCGCCGCAGGCCGGATCGAACGGCATGCACTGGCGGTTCGAGGCGAGCCAGAGCGGCAGCCACGGATGCGCGCCCTTGGCCCAGCGGGACGGCGACGATTCGATGTCGTTCAGGATGATGCCGCGCTCGGCCGTCTGCGCGGTCAGCATCGAGAGATGGCGCGAGGTGGGCGACTGCGTGAGATAGAACAGCGGGCGCTCGTCGTTGCGCGCACGTTCGCTGATCCACAGCGGCCACG
The genomic region above belongs to Burkholderia plantarii and contains:
- a CDS encoding pyridoxal phosphate-dependent aminotransferase encodes the protein MDVLTEHIADTDNQAKEDITQHEISALKTRFNLADAHTHQGQSPSQKGIVESLPYLWYKAASETQHQAEQAFIEAFYRLHGQHRALQRKDEIYLVYAASIAMHITATFLRKRNLRVGLIEPCFDNLHDLLKHMEVPMSALDESLFEQPGRIYANLQKHASQIDAIFLVDPNNPTGASLFADGAEPFREVVRYCKDHGKILILDFCFSAFILTSGRERIDAYAIMEDAGVSYIAMEDTGKTWPLQDAKCATVTSSRNLNADIYSIVTSVLLNVSPFILNVVTQYIKDSVNDGFRSVREVLAINRASAIQHLNGKILSYCEPKVETSVGWFRIVDERVSADELHAHLLKSNVYVLPGKYFYWKHPERGQRFVRIALARDPEIFRQAMAAMKSALESYHA
- a CDS encoding cupin domain-containing protein — encoded protein: MSAFGKIVVSPKQENKVIRVLDTVDITIRMSRKATGGRFAIFEECVPPGYGVPFHLHKNEDEMFYIVEGKYQIWCDKQTLIAEPGDTVLLPRNVPHSFYNAGDTVSKTINTYLPGGFDEFVEVLSTMGNDIDLTNLGELGVKYGISYTSHAPWEDKAA
- a CDS encoding aromatic ring-hydroxylating oxygenase subunit alpha, coding for MLTTQHNSLRRFWYPVARAVDVTDAPLAVTILGEPLALWRTGENEFGVVRDKCPHRSARLSSGWVDQGNLVCPYHGWTYNGVGACVRIPQMPMKKPSERIVVDHYRCRTKYGYVWVALDEPIHDIPDFPEAADPGFYQIHEFMEVWNCSGLRILENGLDNSHFAFVHRKTFGLAEMPEPAPARYEDTETGFNMYSDVLVNNPGLQKDNLGIGSEQTTRYMEHNWFAPFGRRMRIQYPNQLVHTIITWATPINDRQSLFVQFAFRNDADRDPDLDDIVAWDRAVTNEDRGILETTDWDTPLTLTEEFHMASDMPGIKMRRKINDIFEQFDTKAPAQWLEVLDVTER
- a CDS encoding transketolase-like TK C-terminal-containing protein, with the protein product MDTMLLKRTRHTEHAAQACIRCVEDTRGDEGGHDSPLLIASELIRNLHQDAVVDGQFWFVDDRADQQQRNAAIGAWPLWISERARNDERPLFYLTQSPTSRHLSMLTAQTAERGIILNDIESSPSRWAKGAHPWLPLWLASNRQCMPFDPACGEEVKAIVAGALHDLYMKGEPGFCYLTLHGEPIETFRCDRTQAYLGMYRLSEPRASQPHVRLLGAGLVLREVRAAAQLLKDDWGVESEVWSCPSYTRLARDAADAQRWNASLGSCARRTSHLHACLNRNRQPVVAVTAYAEFVAAQLGAYLDAPFAVLGADTFAPNRCPDRRWIAYRALNALSQQGQFDGADLARALDLYGLGELVPPRAHAGGASA
- a CDS encoding LuxR family transcriptional regulator, whose translation is MMGGETNKASPLIRLGDDPSLAVLIEHLPAEIDYPFAYAMIDKNSLEIGCFLSSYPIALQQEYRRRAFHRVDPVVLHAIQSVAPFSWAEAFRQQRLPDQSEFEVLRREFELHDGYVFTVHDPYQYMGMLSFFNRGGRPEFRAEIERVKGAIQLALVLFHSRINAKPPDSRHRVESLTLRERTVLKWAAMGKSYNEIADICGIRERTVKYHMANVVQKLDVSTAKQAVIVASRLGLAALSEG